In Spodoptera frugiperda isolate SF20-4 chromosome 1, AGI-APGP_CSIRO_Sfru_2.0, whole genome shotgun sequence, the following are encoded in one genomic region:
- the LOC118273514 gene encoding protein asteroid translates to MGVRGLTTYISHKENSFLQDFLLHDCSLVIDGHSLCAQLYRLLNCFSAFGGDYDKFASYVRNFFKNLKKCNITPYVLFDGSYEHRKLKTAHSRLRSKIYGASKLDPVTQGSLQIFPLLVRDVFIEALIDMNVAYTVCEFEADDEVAAMARHLECPVLSYDSDFYIYNVLYIPFNTLDFKAKPIEIDGTKHFALECKIFRVEYMLKNYGGLQEELLPLLATLLGNDYVEKKVFRKFFSQMKLPKTKRKTNDQQKCIHSLFQWLQNETLETAIQKILGRLKKRQKGKALALIKKSINGYHSKNCRSLKYFNISKEDTPESEWQLPENFEEEIMAEDGGENENDNDNENESSSEDEEVSSANEGEEELEGEREEEEIEDNGTETEDEQSDLGVPDWFAEGIRQNHIPKAYINLYTHHLHFCSPQAEDYDEADSFLCCLPILRYAFDLLTDFSEEYCIYVSRENNSSYKRLFVKNDIGTSRQFDAPFSELTEEQLKSCFEHFLKEKLKGFHYKLVEQLPSNFQLFFIAILWWVANCDVPLGNIHSLIMCYVMLEAVDEKTGTFRGQFQFNNKYSKRVEELKKNAAPLTFVENELFLNKNKVQYEDSLIAAHVLLKHFELDDKIKKKPKSYDSKKMQSFAQFQCCLSQINSLNTLCRSPFESTKYSKSFNGTFVYNVAVKLENQVDPKAFLEQYLRGANSVLLFYKSLSFIFERCAEVMGLTTQKWEGTKKRRRRKRNNTIEDEINFIVKGFESEVII, encoded by the coding sequence atGGGAGTCCGAGGATTGACTACTTACATCAGTCATAAAGAGAATTCTTTCCTACAAGACTTCTTATTACACGATTGCTCTCTGGTTATAGATGGTCATAGTTTGTGTGCGCAGTTGTACAGGTTACTCAACTGTTTCTCCGCTTTCGGTGGGGATTACGATAAATTCGCCTCGTACGTACGAAACTTTTTCAAGAACCTGAAGAAATGTAACATTACACCTTATGTTTTGTTCGACGGGAGTTACGAACATAGGAAATTGAAAACTGCGCACAGTAGATTAAGGTCTAAAATTTATGGTGCTTCAAAGCTAGACCCGGTTACTCAAGGCAGTCTACAGATCTTTCCGTTACTAGTTCGTGATGTTTTCATAGAAGCTTTGATTGATATGAATGTGGCATACACAGTCTGTGAGTTTGAAGCTGACGATGAAGTAGCTGCGATGGCCAGGCACCTCGAATGTCCTGTACTAAGCTACGATTCAGACTTCTACATATACAATGTCCTATACATCCCCTTCAACACACTAGACTTCAAAGCTAAACCAATAGAAATTGATGGTACCAAACACTTTGCTTTAGAATGCAAAATCTTCAGAGTCGAATACATGCTCAAAAACTATGGAGGATTACAAGAAGAATTATTGCCTCTACTAGCAACATTATTAGGCAATGACTATGTTGAGAAGAAAGTGTTTAGGAAATTCTTCTCACAAATGAAACTGCCTAAGACAAAGAGGAAGACCAATGATCAACAGAAATGTATTCATAGTTTATTTCAATGGCTGCAGAATGAGACATTGGAGACAGCTATACAGAAGATACTGGGTCGATTGAAGAAGAGACAGAAGGGAAAAGCTCTTGCTTTAATTAAGAAGAGTATTAATGGCTACCATAGTAAAAACTGTAGATCACTGAAGTACTTTAATATCAGTAAAGAAGATACTCCTGAATCAGAGTGGCAATTGCCTGAAAACTTCGAAGAAGAAATTATGGCAGAAGATGGAGGTGAAAATGAAAATGACAATGATAATGAAAATGAGTCTTCTTCAGAGGATGAAGAGGTCTCTTCTGCAAATGAGGGAGAAGAAGAATTAGAGGGAGAAAGAGAAGAAGAGGAAATTGAAGACAATGGGACAGAAACTGAAGATGAACAGTCAGATCTTGGTGTACCTGATTGGTTTGCTGAAGGAATTCGACAGAATCATATCCCAAAAGCATACATAAACCTTTACACACATCACCTGCACTTCTGCTCACCCCAAGCAGAAGATTATGACGAGGCAGACTCATTCTTATGTTGTCTACCTATCCTGAGATATGCTTTTGATCTTTTAACTGATTTCTCAGAGGAGTATTGCATATATGTTAGCCGGGAAAATAACTCAAGTTACAAAAGGTTATTTGTCAAAAATGATATTGGGACTTCAAGACAATTTGATGCACCATTCTCTGAACTAACAGAAGAACAATTGAAGTCATGTTTTGAACACTTTTTGAAAGAAAAACTGAAGGGATTTCACTATAAATTAGTTGAACAATTACCATCCAATTTCCAGTTGTTTTTTATTGCTATCTTATGGTGGGTGGCAAACTGTGATGTTCCGTTAGGTAATATACATAGTTTAATCATGTGTTATGTAATGCTAGAAGCAGTAGATGAAAAAACAGGGACATTTAGAGGACAGTTCcaattcaataacaaatattctAAAAGAGTTGAAGAGCTAAAGAAGAATGCAGCACCTCTCACATTTGTCGAAAACGAATTGTTcttgaacaaaaacaaagtgCAATATGAAGACTCTTTGATAGCTGCACATGTTTTGCTAAAACATTTTGAGTtggatgacaaaataaagaagaaaccGAAAAGTTATGACTCAAAGAAGATGCAGTCTTTTGCCCAGTTTCAGTGTTGTTTGAGCCAGATTAATAGTCTAAACACTCTTTGTAGGAGTCCTTTTGAGAGTACAAAGTATTCGAAAAGTTTCAATGGCACCTTTGTATATAATGTGGCAGTCAAATTGGAAAATCAAGTGGACCCAAAGGCGTTTTTGGAACAGTACTTGAGAGGTGCTAACTCcgtgttattgttttataagaGCTTAAGCTTTATTTTCGAAAGATGTGCGGAAGTAATGGGTTTGACGACGCAAAAATGGGAGGGTACTAAGAAAAGGAGACGAAGGAAGAGAAATAATACGATAGAGGAtgaaatcaattttattgtaaagggTTTTGAATCAGAGGTTATTATTTAg
- the LOC118273117 gene encoding uncharacterized protein LOC118273117, with translation MKAEQMEDAETQNQVAGDVIGDTAYSERFVLKILLKLANLDTLKEDIKEKSFEDDICILWDMTTEKDVVLFLQKHEVLKLINFALPVIETSRIVEIFIGIIGNMCCQKEVVNVLMKMDDLLAILMCYINTDDSLVLVQLLRLVSSCLFLANDEEIETWMNLFATVEYSSALYFILKNSSHKDLLVTALENLNTLCSYCNTEKFRTKFYSHFVVEEALDCLTAAFTEITVNRKATCSKSKLERVQIVSLQIVLNFVGFENSLEMYESSKDNVTTLINIILRYYEEKLIVNKEIDSDLIDILVSTNTIVDALKITGSPENYFEPTYNMWNATSSIMKTDKDGSSFEENDKEELKDFIAKVRNPLAMLMCYYLANITEDNFYKVFEVVETIYEEVASWVNDEPLETNMSQRVTNYRTRPKD, from the coding sequence ATGAAGGCAGAACAAATGGAAGATGCTGAAACTCAGAATCAAGTCGCCGGCGATGTCATTGGCGACACCGCATACAGCGAgcgttttgttctaaaaattttacttaaactcGCTAATTTGGATACTCTAAAAGAAGATATAAAGGAAAAATCATTTGAAGATGATATCTGCATACTGTGGGACATGACTACAGAGAAGGACGTTGTGTTATTTCTGCAGAAACACGAAGTTTTGAAACTTATCAATTTCGCTCTACCCGTTATTGAAACCTCAAGAATTGTTGAAATTTTTATCGGTATTATTGGAAATATGTGCTGCCAGAAGGAAGTTGTGAATGTTTTGATGAAGATGGACGATTTGTTAGCTATTCTAATGTGTTATATAAATACAGACGACAGTTTAGTGTTAGTTCAGTTGCTTAGGTTAGTGAgcagttgtttgtttttagCGAACGACGAGGAGATCGAGACTTGGATGAATTTGTTCGCAACTGTCGAGTATTCTTCCGCTTTATACTTTATTCTAAAGAATTCATCACACAAAGACTTATTGGTCACAGCCTTAGAAAATTTAAACACCTTGTGTTCATATTGTAATACTGAAAAGTTTCGCACAAAATTCTATTCACACTTTGTAGTAGAAGAGGCCTTAGACTGTCTGACAGCAGCCTTCACTGAAATTACAGTGAATAGGAAAGCAACATGCTCTAAGAGCAAGTTGGAAAGAGTTCAAATTGTAAGTCTCCAGATAGTACTGAACTTTGTTGGGTTTGAAAACTCATTAGAAATGTATGAGAGTAGTAAAGACAATGTTACAacacttataaatataatactcaGATATTACGAAGAGAAATTGATAGTTAACAAAGAAATTGATTCagatttaattgatattttagtgTCAACAAACACAATTGTAGATGCATTAAAAATAACTGGGTCACCTGAGAATTACTTTGAGCCAACTTACAATATGTGGAATGCAACATCATCTATCATGAAGACTGATAAGGATGGCTCATCTTTTGAGGAAAATGACAAGGAGGAGTTAAAAGATTTCATAGCAAAAGTGAGGAATCCTTTGGCAATGTTAATGTGTTATTATTTAGCGAATATCACTGAAGATAATTTCTATAAAGTGTTTGAAGTTGTTGAGACTATTTATGAAGAGGTTGCAAGTTGGGTGAATGACGAACCTCTAGAAACTAACATGTCTCAAAGAGTAACCAATTATAGAACTCGTCCAAAGGACTAG
- the LOC118273541 gene encoding la protein homolog codes for MTEAKEVVAESNGENNKQEEVSEEQNELESAIIRQVEYYFGDLNLPRDKFLREQVQIDDGWVPLDILTRFNRLAKLTKDTEIIAKALLKSTNGLLEVSEDKKKVRRSPEVPIPEMNEERRKELSSRTIYAKGFPKESTLDDLLKHFRQYEQVENIIMRKYQERSTKKRLFKGSIFLTFKTREQAEKFMESKPHEYQGTELLIHWQEDYIAQKQEEYANKKEQKDNKKNKDKEHHHVEKEELKLPTGTVLYFSGGTDQMKREDIKEALSTLGADIAYIDFKVGDKEGWVRLTKENTAKVVAEKMTENKMKIAEADVEFKVLEGEEETTYLQKTVEEMAKRRKNMKNFKSNKGRKGGNKYHGKKRRNDNDDGPPRKIKANDS; via the exons ATGACTGAGGCTAAGGAAGTCGTTGCGGAGTCTAACGGAGAGAATAACAAGCAGGAGGAGGTTTCCGAAGAACAGAATGAGTTGGAATCTGCGATTATTCGTCAGGTTGAATATTATTTCG GAGATTTGAACCTTCCACGAGATAAATTCCTCCGAGAACAAGTCCAGATCGATGATGGATGGGTTCCACTGGACATCCTCACCAGGTTCAACCGACTTGCCAAGCTCACTAAAGATACTGAAATCATTGCCAAAGCCTTGCTGAAATCTACCAATGGATTACTTGag GTCTCTGAAGACAAAAAGAAAGTCAGACGCAGCCCTGAAGTGCCCATTCCGGAGATGAACGAGGAACGCAGAAAGGAGTTAAGTAGCAGGACTATTTACGCTAAAGGGTTCCCCAAAGAGTCGACCCTAGATGACTTGTTGAAACACTTCAGGCAGTATGAACAGGTTGAGAATATTATCATGAGGAAGTACCAAGAAAGATCCACTAAGAAGAGGCTGTTCAAGGGATCCATATTCCTTACCTTCAAGACTAGGGAACAG GCTGAAAAATTCATGGAGTCTAAACCTCATGAGTACCAGGGCACAGAACTGCTTATCCACTGGCAAGAAGACTACATAGCACAGAAACAAGAAGAATATGCCAACAAGAAGGAACAGAAAGATAACAAAAAGAATAAGGACAAGGAACATCATCat GTGGAAAAAGAAGAATTGAAGCTACCAACAGGAACAGTATTATACTTCAGTGGTGGCACAGATCAGATGAAGAGGGAGGACATCAAAGAGGCACTCTCAACTCTTG GAGCAGACATTGCATACATTGACTTCAAAGTTGGTGACAAAGAGGGTTGGGTGCGCCTTACAAAGGAAAACACTGCCAAGGTTGTCGCTGAGAAAATGACTGAGAATAAGATGAAGATTGCTGAAGCCGACGTTGAATTCAAAGTTCTCGAAGGTGAAGAAGAAACAACATATTTACAGAAAACAGTAGAAGAAATGGCTAAAAGgcgaaaaaatatgaaaaacttCAAGAGTAATAAGGGCAGAAAGGGCGGAAACAAATACCATGGCAAGAAAAGGCGAAATGACAACGATGATGGGCCCCCTAGAAAAATCAAAGCAAACGACAGTTAG
- the LOC118273118 gene encoding uncharacterized protein LOC118273118 codes for MYDMWDNNMYHQTNVHEYSAELQNENNNNIEYKTRPKTPEIYPENQIITSFDDLKITEWPGEIEIQEFINNSPSANPEEKDKEKDEKKKRAKKTKEVKELKKLRTVHEPICIHHIPLEPEELNSLAFAPVLKRKKKREGCFSPDGLVIDTNPEMDGYDSDETVNKYVECGEEGMCKCRRMRGRDYYEDYLLMECRDYIKFYSHGKREFSYGTVLHFTGAPEDLSREDLYIALLELGATIEFLDYQQGDPEGWIRLNYPYEARIVIKKMEDKKFRIGNAELIFNVLSGKEQKKYLKNVSKAIFTLQEVGKNRKMEKSGFRYS; via the exons ATGTACGACATGTGGGATAACAACATGTATCACCAAACTAACGTCCACGAATATTCTGCCGAATTGCAGAATgagaataacaataatattgagTACAAAACGAGGCCTAAAACTCCAGAAATATATCctgaaaatcaaataattacaaGCTTTGATGATTTAAAAATTACCGAATGGCCTGGTGAAATAGAAATACAGGAATTCATAAACAATAGCCCAAGTGCGAACCCTGAAGAAAAAGACAAAGAAAAAgatgaaaaaaagaaaagggctaagaaaacaaaagaagtgaaagaattaaagaaacttAGAACAGTACATGAACCTATCTGTATCCATCACATTCCACTGGAACCTGAAGAATTGAACTCACTCGCCTTCGCTCCAgttctaaaaagaaaaaagaaacgagAAGGATGCTTTTCACCTGATGGTTTAGTAATCGATACAAACCCTGAAATGGATGGTTACGACTCCGATGAAACCGTTaacaaatat gTGGAGTGTGGTGAAGAAGGTATGTGCAAGTGTCGCAGGATGCGAGGCAGGGATTACTATGAAGATTACTTACTAATGGAGTGCCGcgattatattaaattttattcccATGGGAAGCGTGAATTTTCTTATGGAACAGTTTTACACTTTACCGGAGCCCCAGAAGACTTGAGCAGGGAAGATCTATATATAGCACTGCTGGAACTag GTGCAACCATTGAATTTTTGGACTATCAACAAGGTGATCCTGAGGGATGGATTCGGCTCAATTATCCTTATGAAGCCAGAATTGTAATCAAGAAAATGGAAGACAAAAAATTTAGAATTGGTAACGCAGaattaatattcaatgttttatctggaaaagaacaaaaaaagtatttgaaaaatgtCTCAAAAGCAATTTTTACGCTTCAAGAAGTgggaaaaaatagaaaaatggagaaaagtggttttagatattcgtaa